One Triticum dicoccoides isolate Atlit2015 ecotype Zavitan chromosome 4B, WEW_v2.0, whole genome shotgun sequence genomic window carries:
- the LOC119293162 gene encoding uncharacterized protein LOC119293162 produces the protein MCSSASRSSSTPPTSHHTSNQMPPLPLIRCPECNAGYVVWFVSGTELNPGRHFYKCERHGHGGCRFWKWENKYIQYLSERWGHLISHASVHRHVALLEQNQAFLKKIFMLCLANLVVMVTISIHKL, from the exons ATGTGTTCGTCCGCGTCCCGTAGTAGTTCAACACCACCTACGTCTCACCACACGAGCAATCAGATGCCTCCGCTCCCTCTCATCCGTTGCCCCGAATGCAACGCCGGCTACGTCGTCTGGTTTGTCTCCGGTACAGAACTTAACCCAGGGAGGCACTTCTACAAGTGTGAACGGCATGGG CACGGAGGTTGCAGGTTCTGGAAGTGGGAGAACAAGTACATACAGTACTTGAGCGAGCGATGGGGACATCTCATCTCGCACGCGAGCGTCCATCGCCACGTCGCACTGCTCGAGCAGAACCAAGCATTCCTGAAGAAGATTTTCATGCTGTGTCTCGCGAACTTGGTGGTCATGGTCACTATCTCCATCCACAAGTTATGA
- the LOC119294513 gene encoding 3-ketoacyl-CoA synthase 5-like, with amino-acid sequence MSSSCAAMHPKAVYRLIVDNFLALVTAAMATLSVVALVWLGPEELISWLRGREFQPAHLFLAGFVAAVAATLYLLLRPRAVYLVDYACFSSSFNRPLARIPMASFIEHNKHTPSINDRSVRFISRLLERSGLGEETCLPAAHNYVPTHKYCTLDNARAEFELVVFSAIDDLLAKTGVTPDAISVLVLNCSLFCPTPSLVDVIIKRYNLRSDVRSINLSGMGCSAGLISVGLARNLLQVLPRGSRALVVSTETITPNYYVGNERAMLLPNCLFRVGGVAALLSTSPAKARFRLKHVVRTFTGADDSAYRCVYQEEDEQGNIGINLSKNLMAIAGNSLEANITRIGPLVLPASEQLLFALSFVARKVLRVRVKPYIPDFSTAFKHLCIHAGGRAVIDELQKNLSLSDEQVEASRMTLHRFGNTSSSSLWYELAYVEAKGRMRKGDRIWMIGFGSGFKCNSAVWECIDPPARNTDGPWSTCIHRYPVDIPDVRNN; translated from the coding sequence ATGAGCTCGTCGTGTGCCGCCATGCACCCGAAGGCCGTGTACCGGCTCATCGTGGACAACTTCCTTGCCCTTGTCACCGCTGCCATGGCCACTCTCTCTGTCGTCGCCCTGGTGTGGCTCGGGCCAGAGGAGCTGATCAGCTGGCTCCGTGGCCGTGAGTTCCAGCCAGCGCACCTGTTCTTGGCCGGGTTCGTTGCGGCCGTAGCAGCCACCTTGTACCTCCTGCTCCGTCCGCGTGCGGTGTACCTGGTCGACTACGCCTGCTTCAGCTCCTCCTTCAACCGCCCGCTCGCCCGCATCCCCATGGCCTCATTCATCGAGCACAACAAGCACACGCCCAGCATCAACGACCGCAGCGTCCGCTTCATCTCGCGCCTGCTGGAGCGCTCCGGGCTCGGGGAGGAGACCTGCCTCCCGGCCGCGCACAACTACGTCCCCACGCACAAGTACTGCACCCTCGACAACGCCCGCGCCGAGTTCGAGCTCGTCGTCTTCTCCGCCATCGACGACCTGCTCGCCAAGACCGGCGTCACCCCGGACGCCATCAGCGTGCTCGTCCTCAACTGCAGCCTCTTCTGCCCCACGCCATCCCTGGTGGACGTGATCATCAAAAGGTACAACCTGCGTAGCGACGTCCGTAGCATCAACCTCTCGGGCATGGGGTGCAGCGCGGGGCTCATCTCCGTGGGGCTCGCCAGGAACCTCCTGCAGGTTCTTCCCCGAGGCTCCCGCGCGCTGGTCGTCTCCACCGAGACCATCACGCCCAACTACTATGTCGGCAACGAGCGTGCCATGCTTCTGCCAAACTGCCTGTTCCGCGTCGGCGGGGTGGCCGCGCTGCTGTCCACGTCCCCCGCCAAGGCCCGATTCCGCCTCAAGCACGTGGTGCGCACCTTCACCGGCGCCGACGACAGCGCTTACCGGTGCGTGTATCAGGAGGAGGATGAGCAGGGGAACATCGGGATCAACCTCAGCAAGAACCTGATGGCCATCGCCGGGAACTCGCTCGAGGCCAACATCACCAGGATCGGGCCACTCGTCCTGCCGGCCTCCGAGCAGCTCCTCTTTGCCCTCTCCTTTGTTGCGCGGAAGGTGCTTCGCGTGCGAGTCAAGCCCTACATCCCGGACTTCTCCACGGCGTTCAAGCACTTGTGCATCCACGCGGGCGGCCGCGCCGTCATCGACGAGCTGCAGAAGAACCTCAGCCTCTCCGACGAGCAGGTGGAGGCGTCGCGGATGACGCTGCACCGGTTCGGTAACACGTCGAGCAGCTCGTTGTGGTACGAGCTGGCCTACGTGGAGGCCAAGGGCCGGATGCGCAAGGGCGACCGCATTTGGATGATCGGCTTCGGCTCAGGGTTTAAGTGCAACAGCGCGGTGTGGGAGTGCATAGACCCTCCTGCCCGCAACACTGATGGGCCGTGGTCCACGTGCATCCACAGGTATCCAGTGGACATTCCTGACGTCCGAAACAACTAG
- the LOC119294515 gene encoding protein ECERIFERUM 26-like, with translation MGSEAAAAAVHGHRVSTVVPSSVTEVGSYELADADLAFRLHYLRGVYYYSAGVTTMVLKEPMFAWLDAYYPLAGRVRRHADEADDASRRPYVKCNDCGIRIVEAQCDRALDDLLRDDAVDRVKQLCYHHVLGPELSFSPLLFVQVTNFKCGAMALGFSWAHLMGDVASATTCFNRWAQILGGKKPVAVTMSPINEPRERNRAPAAVAPRSVKPVGPIQDHWLVPASVDMTCYSFHITETMLERLRQQEPAAPGGVFELISALLWQTVAKIRATDEVKTVTVVKTDMSAWSGYSLANEQNVGYVEAGSAPANTDVSELAALLAKDLVDETATVVGFPGDVVIYGANLTFVDMEQVDLYGLEIMGQRPAHVEYGMDGVGQGGAVLVQSDASGRGRVIMVVLPNDDVQALRAELRNTLFLAP, from the exons ATGGGGtcggaggcagcggcggcggcggtgcacggGCACCGGGTGTCGACGGTGGTGCCGAGCTCGGTGACGGAGGTGGGCAGCTACGAGCTGGCGGACGCGGACCTGGCGTTCCGGCTGCACTACCTACGCGGGGTGTACTACTACTCCGCGGGGGTCACCACCATGGTGCTCAAGGAGCCCATGTTCGCCTGGCTTGACGCCTACTACCCTTTGGCCGGCCGCGTCCGCCGCCACGCCGACGAAGCCGACGATGCCTCGCGCCGCCCATACGTCAAGTGCAACGACTGTGGCATCCGCATCGTAGAGGCCCAGTGCGACCGCGCGCTCGACGACTTGCTCCGCGACGACGCCGTCGATCGCGTGAAGCAGCTCTGCTACCACCACGTGCTCGGCCCGGAGCTCTCCTTCTCCCCGCTGCTCTTCGTCCAG GTCACCAACTTCAAATGTGGAGCGATGGCGCTGGGGTTCAGCTGGGCGCACCTCATGGGCGACGTGGCGTCGGCGACGACCTGCTTCAACCGCTGGGCACAGATACTCGGCGGCAAGAAGCCAGTCGCCGTCACCATGAGCCCCATCAACGAGCCGCGAGAGAGAAACCGTGCGCCTGCCGCGGTCGCGCCGCGCTCGGTCAAGCCGGTCGGACCCATCCAAGACCACTGGCTGGTCCCCGCCAGCGTCGACATGACGTGCTACTCCTTCCACATTACCGAAACGATGCtcgagaggctgcggcagcaggagCCAGCGGCTCCCGGCGGCGTCTTCGAGCTCATATCGGCGCTCCTATGGCAGACGGTGGCCAAGATCAGGGCCACCGACGAGGTGAAGACGGTGACGGTGGTGAAGACCGACATGTCCGCCTGGAGCGGTTACTCCCTGGCCAACGAGCAAAATGTCGGGTACGTGGAGGCGGGCTCTGCGCCGGCCAACACGGACGTGTCCGAGCTGGCTGCGCTGCTGGCCAAGGATCTGGTCGACGAGACCGCCACGGTGGTCGGCTTCCCGGGGGACGTGGTCATCTACGGCGCCAATCTAACGTTCGTGGACATGGAGCAGGTCGACCTGTACGGGCTGGAGATCATGGGGCAGAGGCCCGCACACGTGGAGTACGGCATGGACGGCGTCGGTCAGGGGGGTGCCGTGCTGGTGCAGTCCGACGCCAGCGGGCGTGGCCGCGTCATCATGGTGGTGCTCCCCAATGACGACGTCCAGGCCCTCCGAGCCGAGCTCAGGAACACGCTCTTCCTGGCTCCCTGA